One stretch of Chryseobacterium indologenes DNA includes these proteins:
- a CDS encoding nuclear transport factor 2 family protein, with the protein MNNTIQNVAEQFIEYLNNENFEQAESCLVSHFKFIGVLGMREGASVYIQEMKQMKFKYQIIKTFTAGEDVCFWYTINMGNKTVEASGWYQITDGKIHTLKVLFDPRPLLNNH; encoded by the coding sequence ATGAATAATACAATCCAAAATGTAGCAGAACAGTTTATTGAGTACTTAAATAATGAAAATTTTGAACAGGCGGAAAGCTGTCTTGTCTCTCATTTTAAATTCATAGGAGTACTGGGAATGAGAGAAGGTGCTTCGGTCTACATCCAGGAGATGAAGCAAATGAAATTTAAATACCAGATCATTAAAACGTTTACGGCTGGTGAAGATGTCTGTTTCTGGTATACCATCAATATGGGAAACAAAACCGTAGAGGCATCAGGCTGGTACCAAATCACTGATGGAAAGATCCATACTTTAAAAGTACTATTTGATCCAAGACCGCTGCTGAACAATCACTAA
- a CDS encoding tetratricopeptide repeat protein, with product MVSNLTYWVKFQNSYSPDSKIDPEKLLGYYETQRYEEAARYLQSLYPTDTQDLKALTQIAYCQMMAGKLSDAEKNYMKINTIQPNNIPVLFSLTSINSRRGNIANAKNFLQQIIQLDTQNFSAYKQMAAYADIPETKLEYLKKANSLNATDPDIAYDLATVYSSLKQFQSAYDVLKTAIAADPENFTLQQIQLPISNRLGKYQEVIETGEKLLKIHADANIMNEMGQAYFYVKNYQRCVDLYKTLEDMGIQNEGTLYYMALSYRELKDYDHAAIYAQKTIDEAISDHTVLYYAALAGIYEAKNQYNDAATAYKRGLTFSTSNIIYYRLGLLYDLNLKQPKNAVTYYQLYLKNNPDQEKEKEQIAYARDRITLLAVK from the coding sequence ATGGTTTCCAATCTTACTTATTGGGTTAAGTTTCAAAACAGTTATAGCCCAGACAGCAAAATTGACCCTGAAAAACTGCTTGGATATTACGAAACCCAACGGTATGAAGAAGCCGCTCGATATCTTCAAAGCCTCTACCCTACAGACACCCAGGACCTAAAAGCCTTAACCCAGATTGCTTATTGCCAGATGATGGCCGGAAAACTTTCGGATGCGGAAAAAAATTACATGAAAATCAATACGATCCAGCCTAACAATATTCCCGTCCTCTTCAGCCTGACAAGCATTAATTCAAGAAGAGGAAATATCGCAAACGCAAAAAATTTCCTTCAACAGATCATTCAATTAGACACCCAAAATTTCAGCGCTTACAAACAAATGGCAGCGTATGCAGATATTCCAGAAACAAAGCTTGAATACCTTAAAAAGGCCAATAGCCTGAATGCTACTGATCCTGATATTGCCTATGATCTGGCCACAGTTTACAGCAGCCTCAAACAGTTTCAATCTGCTTACGATGTGCTGAAAACAGCAATTGCTGCTGATCCGGAAAATTTCACTTTACAACAAATCCAATTACCTATCTCCAACCGGTTGGGAAAATACCAGGAAGTTATTGAAACAGGTGAGAAATTATTAAAAATTCATGCAGATGCCAATATTATGAACGAAATGGGACAGGCTTATTTTTATGTTAAAAATTACCAGCGATGTGTTGACCTCTATAAAACGCTGGAAGATATGGGAATTCAGAACGAAGGAACCTTATATTATATGGCTTTAAGTTATCGCGAACTGAAAGATTATGACCATGCCGCCATCTATGCACAAAAAACAATTGATGAAGCCATTTCAGACCATACTGTTCTTTATTATGCTGCACTGGCTGGAATTTATGAAGCTAAAAATCAATACAATGACGCTGCAACAGCCTATAAAAGAGGACTTACCTTTAGCACCAGCAATATTATTTACTACCGTTTAGGACTTTTGTATGACCTGAATCTGAAACAGCCTAAAAATGCTGTAACCTATTATCAACTGTACCTTAAGAACAATCCTGATCAGGAAAAGGAAAAAGAACAAATTGCTTATGCCAGGGACAGGATTACTTTGCTTGCCGTAAAATAG
- a CDS encoding DinB family protein, protein MEITSIVSFIDYYEKIRARTNRIIEIVPPEHINFSYKPGKFTIGDQIRHIAAIERYMYGETISGRQSAYPGCGKELADGYENIIAFFNEMHCQTLEIIRGFPDEDLNRKCLTPGNNPISMWKWLRAMVEHEIHHRAELYLYLNLLDIKTPQIFGFSAEEVQDLSVKL, encoded by the coding sequence ATGGAAATCACATCGATAGTATCATTCATTGATTATTATGAAAAAATAAGGGCCAGAACCAATCGGATCATTGAAATTGTTCCTCCTGAACATATTAATTTTTCTTATAAGCCGGGAAAATTTACTATCGGTGATCAGATAAGACATATTGCCGCTATAGAACGATATATGTATGGTGAAACCATTTCAGGAAGACAAAGCGCATATCCGGGATGTGGAAAAGAGCTGGCGGACGGGTACGAAAATATCATCGCTTTTTTCAATGAAATGCATTGTCAGACCCTTGAAATTATCAGAGGATTTCCGGATGAGGACCTTAACCGGAAATGTCTGACTCCCGGAAATAATCCGATTTCTATGTGGAAATGGCTTAGAGCTATGGTAGAACATGAAATCCATCATAGAGCAGAACTTTATCTTTATCTCAACCTTTTGGATATTAAAACACCACAGATCTTTGGCTTTTCAGCAGAAGAAGTTCAGGACTTGAGTGTAAAACTATAA